From Streptomyces sp. HUAS MG91, the proteins below share one genomic window:
- the glpX gene encoding class II fructose-bisphosphatase: protein MTEHQHHQLPSELEVPSEAPDRNLALELVRVTEAAAMAAGRWVGRGDKNGADGAAVRAMRTLVSTVSMNGVVVIGEGEKDEAPMLFNGENVGDGTGAEVDIAVDPIDGTTLCAKGMPNAIAVLAAADRGTMFDPSAVFYMDKLVTGPEAADYVDINAPVSVNIRRVAKAKRRAPEDVTVVILDRPRHEGIIKEIRETGARIKLISDGDVAGSILAVREGTGVDLMLGIGGTPEGIISACAMKCLGGVIQGKLWPKDDEERQRALDAGHDLDRVLSTDDLVSGENVFFVATGITDGELLRGVRYQSEGATTSSLVMRSKSGTIRQIDSEHRLSKLRAYSAIDFDRAK from the coding sequence ATGACCGAGCATCAGCATCACCAGCTGCCGTCCGAACTCGAGGTTCCCTCCGAGGCCCCCGACCGCAACCTCGCCCTGGAACTCGTCCGCGTCACCGAGGCGGCCGCCATGGCCGCCGGCCGCTGGGTCGGCCGCGGCGACAAGAACGGAGCGGACGGCGCCGCCGTGCGCGCCATGCGGACCCTCGTCTCCACCGTGTCGATGAACGGTGTCGTCGTCATCGGCGAGGGCGAGAAGGACGAGGCCCCGATGCTGTTCAACGGGGAGAACGTCGGCGACGGGACCGGTGCCGAGGTCGACATCGCCGTCGACCCGATCGACGGCACGACGCTCTGCGCGAAGGGCATGCCGAACGCGATCGCGGTGCTGGCCGCCGCCGACCGCGGCACGATGTTCGACCCGTCCGCCGTCTTCTACATGGACAAGCTGGTCACCGGACCGGAAGCCGCCGACTACGTGGACATCAACGCCCCGGTGTCGGTGAACATCCGCCGGGTCGCCAAGGCGAAGCGGCGCGCCCCCGAGGACGTCACCGTCGTCATCCTCGACCGGCCGCGGCACGAGGGCATCATCAAGGAGATCCGGGAGACCGGCGCCCGGATCAAGCTGATCTCGGACGGCGACGTCGCCGGTTCGATCCTCGCCGTGCGCGAGGGCACCGGCGTCGACCTGATGCTCGGCATCGGCGGTACGCCGGAGGGCATCATCTCCGCCTGCGCCATGAAGTGCCTGGGCGGGGTGATCCAGGGCAAGCTGTGGCCCAAGGACGACGAGGAGCGGCAGCGGGCGCTCGATGCCGGGCACGATCTGGACCGGGTGCTGTCCACCGACGACCTGGTCTCCGGGGAGAACGTGTTCTTCGTGGCCACCGGGATCACGGACGGGGAGTTGCTGCGCGGGGTGCGGTACCAGTCCGAGGGTGCGACCACGTCGTCCCTCGTGATGCGGTCCAAGTCCGGGACCATCCGGCAGATCGACTCGGAGCACCGGCTGAGCAAGTTGCGTGCCTACTCCGCGATCGATTTCGACCGGGCCAAGTAG
- a CDS encoding DUF4245 domain-containing protein has product MAGRNGKKTVGSLVLSLGVCVVAAGVIYVFVPHDDSKETPVKRVDYRVELLSARRAASYPVAAPEGLAKSWKPTSVRYDGEGNEAWHLGFLDPDGQYVAVEQSTDKPTRFIDEASQGAEETSHAQSINGEKWQRYKGEKYDALVLKQKNATTVVTGTAGFDGLTKMAESLKMERDTSA; this is encoded by the coding sequence GTGGCAGGAAGAAATGGCAAGAAGACGGTGGGCAGCCTGGTGCTGTCCCTGGGTGTCTGTGTCGTGGCGGCGGGCGTGATCTACGTGTTCGTTCCGCACGACGACTCCAAGGAGACGCCTGTCAAGCGCGTGGACTACCGAGTAGAGCTGCTCTCGGCCCGCCGCGCGGCCTCCTATCCGGTGGCCGCCCCCGAGGGCCTGGCGAAGTCGTGGAAGCCGACCTCCGTGCGCTACGACGGCGAGGGCAACGAGGCCTGGCACCTCGGCTTCCTCGACCCCGACGGCCAGTACGTCGCCGTCGAGCAGTCGACGGACAAGCCGACCCGGTTCATCGACGAGGCGAGCCAGGGCGCCGAGGAGACCAGCCACGCGCAGTCCATCAACGGCGAGAAGTGGCAGCGCTACAAGGGCGAGAAGTACGACGCCCTGGTTCTGAAGCAGAAGAACGCCACGACGGTGGTGACCGGCACGGCCGGCTTCGATGGCCTGACGAAGATGGCCGAGTCGCTGAAGATGGAGCGCGACACGTCGGCCTGA
- a CDS encoding malonic semialdehyde reductase, protein MSLVLDSAAQDLLFREARTANTFTDEPVTDEQVQAIYDLVKYGPTAFNQSPLRITLVRSPEARERLVKHMAEGNQPKTASAPLVAILSADNEFHEELPQLLPHFPQAKDAFFSERPVREQAALVNATLQAGYFIMGVRAAGLAAGPMTGFDFAGVQKEFLDADHTPLMIINIGKPGEDAWFPRSPRLAQDQVITTV, encoded by the coding sequence ATGTCCCTCGTTCTTGACTCCGCCGCCCAGGACCTGCTCTTCCGCGAGGCCCGCACCGCGAACACCTTCACCGACGAGCCGGTGACCGACGAGCAGGTCCAGGCGATCTACGACCTGGTCAAGTACGGCCCGACCGCCTTCAACCAGTCGCCGCTGCGCATCACCCTGGTCCGCTCCCCCGAGGCCCGCGAGCGCCTGGTGAAGCACATGGCCGAGGGCAACCAGCCGAAGACCGCCTCGGCCCCGCTGGTCGCGATCCTCTCGGCGGACAACGAGTTCCACGAGGAGCTGCCGCAGCTGCTCCCGCACTTCCCGCAGGCCAAGGACGCGTTCTTCTCCGAGCGCCCGGTCCGCGAGCAGGCCGCGCTGGTCAACGCCACGCTGCAGGCCGGCTACTTCATCATGGGCGTCCGTGCCGCCGGCCTGGCCGCGGGCCCGATGACCGGCTTCGACTTCGCCGGTGTCCAGAAGGAGTTCCTGGACGCCGACCACACCCCGCTGATGATCATCAACATCGGCAAGCCCGGCGAGGACGCCTGGTTCCCCCGCTCCCCGCGCCTCGCCCAGGACCAGGTCATCACCACGGTCTGA
- a CDS encoding exodeoxyribonuclease VII small subunit — protein MTTKAADEALGYEQARDELIDVVRRLEAGGTSLEESLALWERGEELAKVCRRWLDGARARLDAALAEESGGDEEAGDPEED, from the coding sequence ATGACCACGAAGGCGGCCGACGAGGCGCTCGGCTATGAGCAGGCCCGGGACGAACTGATCGATGTCGTACGGCGGCTGGAGGCCGGCGGCACGTCGCTGGAGGAGTCGCTCGCGCTGTGGGAGCGGGGCGAGGAGCTGGCGAAGGTGTGCCGGCGCTGGCTGGACGGGGCGCGGGCGCGGCTGGACGCGGCGCTGGCCGAGGAGTCCGGCGGGGACGAGGAGGCGGGCGACCCGGAGGAGGACTGA
- the xseA gene encoding exodeoxyribonuclease VII large subunit, translating into MAVNTSPDTPIPVGEVSRLIGGWIDRLGAVWVEGQITQLSRRPGAGVVFLTLRDPSYDISVSVTCYRQVFDAVADVVREGSRVVVLAKPEWYAPRGQLSLRAAEIRPVGVGELLARLEQLKKSLAAEGLFAADRKKPLPFLPQLIGLVCGRASAAERDVLENARHRWPAVRFEVRNVPVQGVHAVPQVVQAVKELDALDEVDVIVVARGGGSVEDLLPFSDEQLVRAVASCRTPVVSAIGHEPDNPLLDYVADLRASTPTDAAKKVVPDVGEEYERVRFLRDRARRSVEAFLDREERGLAAALARPSIEDPHRMVDDREAQITALTERSRRTLGHLLDRAESELTHTHARVVALSPAATLKRGYAVLQKADGHVVRDPEEAAGGEELRARVAEGEFTVRVTETKREDGRQHDHEGGRRGARL; encoded by the coding sequence ATGGCTGTCAACACGTCCCCGGACACCCCGATCCCCGTCGGTGAGGTGTCCCGGCTGATCGGCGGATGGATCGACCGGCTCGGCGCCGTGTGGGTCGAGGGGCAGATCACCCAGCTGTCCCGGCGGCCCGGTGCCGGTGTCGTGTTCCTGACGCTGCGCGATCCCTCGTACGACATCTCGGTCTCGGTGACCTGCTACCGGCAGGTGTTCGACGCGGTGGCGGACGTGGTGCGCGAGGGGTCCCGGGTCGTCGTGCTCGCGAAGCCGGAGTGGTACGCGCCGCGCGGCCAGCTCTCGCTGCGGGCCGCCGAGATCCGGCCCGTCGGTGTCGGTGAACTGCTCGCGCGTCTGGAGCAGCTGAAGAAGTCGCTGGCGGCCGAGGGGCTCTTCGCGGCCGACCGCAAGAAGCCGCTGCCGTTCCTGCCGCAGCTGATCGGCCTGGTCTGCGGGCGCGCCTCGGCCGCCGAGCGCGATGTCCTGGAGAACGCGCGGCACCGCTGGCCCGCCGTCCGCTTCGAGGTGCGCAATGTGCCGGTGCAGGGGGTGCACGCGGTGCCGCAGGTGGTCCAGGCGGTGAAGGAGCTGGACGCGCTGGACGAGGTCGACGTGATCGTCGTGGCGCGCGGCGGCGGCAGTGTGGAGGACCTGCTGCCGTTCTCGGACGAGCAGTTGGTACGGGCCGTGGCGTCGTGCCGGACCCCGGTCGTCTCCGCGATCGGCCACGAGCCGGACAATCCGCTCCTCGATTACGTCGCCGACCTGCGGGCCTCCACCCCGACCGACGCCGCCAAGAAGGTGGTGCCGGACGTCGGGGAGGAGTACGAGCGGGTGCGGTTCCTGCGGGACCGGGCCCGGCGCAGTGTGGAGGCGTTCCTCGACCGGGAGGAGCGGGGCCTCGCGGCGGCGCTGGCCCGGCCGTCGATAGAGGACCCGCACCGCATGGTCGACGACCGCGAGGCGCAGATCACGGCGCTGACCGAGCGCAGCCGCCGCACCCTCGGCCACCTCCTGGACCGGGCGGAGTCGGAGCTGACGCACACGCACGCGCGCGTGGTCGCCCTCTCCCCCGCGGCCACCCTCAAGCGCGGCTACGCGGTCCTGCAGAAGGCGGACGGCCATGTGGTGCGCGATCCGGAGGAGGCGGCGGGCGGCGAGGAGCTGCGGGCCCGGGTCGCCGAGGGCGAGTTCACCGTACGAGTCACAGAAACCAAGCGTGAGGACGGACGACAGCATGACCACGAAGGCGGCCGACGAGGCGCTCGGCTATGA
- a CDS encoding choice-of-anchor A family protein, whose protein sequence is MTNLIRTAVPVAVAATGAVCACALVAAAPVRSAPAAAARDTVTVGNPVAGNNGFGVITEDDAYLGSTESEGPVAVGGDLRFGAGYNVALNSAGSYVAPGDPQPTALLVGGRVRYDQSDPSGVLRILQNGYVKIGDMTGGQARNTDGNGAAVNTRVDAQGAGYDATPRIELTTRETPAQVGPADLMDFPALFTSYRERAARMAGCTDNVVLRDGNGNPLPDQSTVPPGSQIKLSLDSTRTNVLHLTGAMLDNISNLTLLDQPTAAAPLVVVVDTTAEGGDYTWHAPTMAGVGNSENHILWDFPDATRITNPDGDEIEGTVYAPGAEFIDLDSSNIEGDVVVKSLVQGSTAAVGGNKVDAGEMHYHPFDAAVQCEDDSTPTPTPTPTPTPTPTGESPTPTPTPTDESPTPSQPGETPSPTPTPTGESPTPTPTPANGSPTPSPSPSDTPTPTPTDSPTPTPSPSPSDTPSPTPSPSGSPSGSPSGGTPTPTPAPSGGTSTPTPPTPPPTTPGTPLPSPTGPGLAHTGTDARGTAVIGGIAVALMAAGAGALAFGRMRGNRRR, encoded by the coding sequence ATGACAAATCTGATCAGGACAGCCGTCCCGGTGGCTGTGGCGGCGACCGGCGCCGTGTGCGCCTGCGCCCTGGTGGCCGCCGCACCGGTCCGCTCCGCCCCCGCGGCGGCGGCCCGCGACACCGTCACCGTCGGCAACCCGGTGGCGGGCAACAACGGCTTCGGCGTCATCACCGAGGACGACGCCTACCTCGGCAGCACCGAGTCGGAGGGCCCGGTCGCGGTCGGCGGCGACCTGCGCTTCGGCGCCGGCTACAACGTCGCCCTGAACAGCGCGGGCTCCTACGTCGCCCCGGGCGACCCGCAGCCCACCGCGCTGCTCGTCGGCGGCCGCGTCCGCTATGACCAGAGCGACCCGTCCGGCGTCCTCAGGATCCTCCAGAACGGTTACGTGAAGATCGGCGACATGACCGGCGGGCAGGCGCGGAACACCGACGGCAACGGCGCCGCGGTCAACACCCGCGTCGACGCCCAGGGCGCCGGCTACGACGCCACCCCGCGCATCGAACTCACCACCCGCGAGACTCCGGCGCAGGTGGGTCCCGCCGACCTGATGGACTTCCCCGCGCTGTTCACCTCGTACCGGGAACGGGCCGCGCGGATGGCGGGCTGCACCGACAACGTCGTCCTGCGCGACGGGAACGGCAACCCGCTCCCGGACCAGTCCACGGTGCCGCCCGGCTCCCAGATCAAGCTCTCCCTCGACAGCACCCGCACCAACGTGCTGCACCTCACCGGCGCGATGCTCGACAACATCTCCAACCTGACGCTGCTCGACCAGCCGACGGCCGCCGCGCCCCTGGTCGTCGTCGTGGACACCACCGCCGAGGGCGGCGACTACACCTGGCACGCCCCGACCATGGCCGGCGTCGGCAACTCCGAGAACCACATCCTGTGGGACTTCCCGGACGCGACCCGGATCACCAACCCCGACGGCGACGAGATCGAGGGCACGGTCTACGCGCCCGGCGCCGAGTTCATCGACCTGGACTCCTCGAACATCGAGGGCGACGTCGTCGTCAAGTCGCTCGTACAGGGGTCGACGGCGGCGGTCGGCGGGAACAAGGTCGACGCGGGGGAGATGCATTACCACCCGTTCGACGCCGCCGTTCAGTGCGAGGACGATTCGACGCCCACGCCCACGCCCACGCCCACGCCCACGCCGACCCCGACCGGTGAATCGCCGACCCCGACCCCGACGCCGACGGACGAGTCGCCGACGCCTTCGCAGCCGGGTGAGACGCCGTCGCCGACGCCGACCCCGACCGGTGAATCGCCCACGCCGACACCCACGCCGGCCAACGGATCGCCCACTCCCTCGCCGTCCCCGTCGGACACCCCGACTCCGACTCCGACGGACAGCCCCACCCCCACTCCCTCGCCGTCCCCGTCGGACACCCCGTCGCCCACGCCCAGCCCCTCCGGCAGCCCCTCCGGCAGCCCCTCCGGAGGCACCCCGACGCCGACCCCGGCCCCGAGCGGCGGGACGAGCACCCCCACGCCGCCCACCCCGCCCCCCACGACACCCGGCACCCCGCTCCCCTCGCCCACCGGCCCCGGCCTCGCGCACACCGGAACCGACGCCCGGGGCACCGCCGTCATCGGCGGTATCGCGGTGGCCCTGATGGCCGCCGGCGCGGGAGCCCTGGCCTTCGGACGGATGCGCGGGAACCGCCGCCGCTGA
- a CDS encoding APC family permease: protein MSVPAASEVPGPPEPPDGKLRRNLGFRDLVVYGLLFIAPMAPVGIFGTLDAKSHGAVALVYIVATIAMAFTAFSYAQMVRVAPRAGSVYAYARVGLGKGPGFIAGWMAMLDYLLIPAVAYLFSGIAMNSLVPDVSRWVWTALAVVITTLLNLWGVRAAARVGFAVLALEIVVLVIFIVSAIVVLATDGAQRGWLSPLTGDGTQGAFALSAVLGAVSVAVLSYLGFDAIATFAEEVTGGSAKVARAVLFCLVLTGVLFVAQTYLAALLEPATSAQMAADPAKQGSAFYDTVDASVGSWLHDLVAVSKAIGAAFAALAGQAAAGRLVFAMARDRRLPKVLSRTDSGVPRAALLVAAVITLVAAVWAARRDDGLDQLTSVVDIGALTAFTLLHASVVGWFVVRRAGGPVSWWRHLLVPVIGAAIAVAVIVEASGTAQVVGAIWLVVGLVVLVAQRGRAADTA from the coding sequence ATGTCCGTACCCGCCGCGTCCGAAGTCCCCGGGCCCCCCGAGCCCCCGGACGGCAAGCTCCGCCGGAACCTCGGCTTCCGGGATCTGGTGGTCTACGGGCTTCTGTTCATCGCCCCCATGGCGCCGGTCGGCATCTTCGGCACCCTGGACGCGAAGTCGCACGGCGCGGTCGCGCTGGTCTACATCGTCGCCACGATCGCCATGGCGTTCACCGCTTTCAGCTACGCCCAGATGGTGCGGGTCGCCCCGCGCGCGGGCTCTGTGTACGCCTACGCACGCGTGGGGCTCGGCAAGGGGCCGGGTTTCATCGCGGGCTGGATGGCGATGCTCGACTATCTGCTGATCCCGGCGGTGGCCTACCTGTTCTCCGGGATCGCGATGAACTCGCTGGTGCCGGACGTGTCGCGGTGGGTGTGGACGGCGCTCGCCGTGGTGATCACGACCCTGCTCAACCTGTGGGGCGTACGGGCCGCGGCCCGGGTCGGCTTCGCGGTCCTGGCGCTGGAGATCGTGGTGCTGGTGATCTTCATCGTCTCGGCGATCGTGGTGCTGGCGACGGACGGGGCGCAGCGCGGCTGGCTCTCGCCGCTGACCGGGGACGGCACCCAGGGCGCGTTCGCGCTGTCGGCGGTGCTCGGCGCGGTGTCGGTGGCCGTCCTGTCGTACCTGGGCTTCGACGCCATCGCCACGTTCGCCGAGGAGGTCACCGGCGGTTCGGCGAAGGTCGCGCGGGCGGTGCTGTTCTGCCTGGTGCTCACCGGTGTGCTGTTCGTCGCGCAGACGTATCTGGCGGCCCTGCTGGAACCGGCGACGTCGGCGCAGATGGCGGCCGACCCGGCGAAGCAGGGCTCCGCGTTCTACGACACCGTGGACGCGTCGGTCGGGAGCTGGCTGCACGATCTGGTGGCGGTGAGCAAGGCGATCGGCGCGGCGTTCGCGGCGCTGGCCGGGCAGGCGGCGGCGGGCCGGCTGGTGTTCGCGATGGCCCGCGACCGGCGGCTGCCGAAGGTGCTGTCCCGGACGGACTCGGGCGTGCCGCGGGCCGCGCTGCTCGTGGCCGCGGTGATCACGCTGGTCGCGGCGGTCTGGGCGGCCCGCCGCGACGACGGTCTCGACCAGCTGACGTCGGTGGTCGACATCGGCGCGCTGACCGCGTTCACGCTGCTGCACGCCAGCGTCGTGGGCTGGTTCGTGGTCCGCCGGGCGGGCGGTCCCGTCAGCTGGTGGCGGCATCTGCTGGTGCCGGTGATCGGTGCGGCGATCGCCGTCGCGGTGATCGTGGAGGCGTCGGGGACCGCGCAGGTGGTCGGCGCGATCTGGCTGGTGGTCGGGCTCGTGGTGCTGGTGGCGCAGCGCGGGCGGGCGGCGGATACGGCGTAG
- a CDS encoding 4-hydroxy-3-methylbut-2-enyl diphosphate reductase gives MGDMTATTGSRRVLLAAPRGYCAGVDRAVIAVEKALEQYGAPIYVRHEIVHNKYVVQTLERKGAIFVEQTEEVPEGSIVMFSAHGVAPTVHAEAERGKLATIDATCPLVTKVHKEAIRYANDDFDILLIGHEGHEEVIGTSGEAPDHITLVDGPEDVAKVEVRDPEKVVWLSQTTLSVDETMETVDALKTKFPGLVSPPSDDICYATQNRQLAVKQMGAESDLVIVVGSRNSSNSVRLVEVAKLAGAKDAHLVDFASEIDESWLDGVTTVGVTSGASVPDVLVEEVLEYLSQRGFADVEIVKAAEESITFSLPKELRRDLRAEAAALVERADSTSGK, from the coding sequence ATGGGGGACATGACTGCTACGACTGGCTCCCGCCGTGTCCTGCTCGCCGCTCCCCGTGGCTACTGCGCCGGTGTGGACCGTGCCGTGATCGCCGTCGAGAAGGCCCTGGAGCAGTACGGGGCCCCGATCTATGTCCGCCACGAGATCGTGCACAACAAGTACGTCGTGCAGACCCTGGAGCGGAAGGGCGCCATCTTCGTCGAGCAGACGGAGGAGGTCCCCGAGGGCTCGATCGTGATGTTCTCGGCGCACGGTGTCGCACCGACCGTCCACGCGGAGGCCGAGCGCGGCAAGCTGGCGACCATCGACGCCACCTGCCCGCTCGTGACCAAGGTCCACAAGGAAGCGATCCGCTACGCCAACGACGACTTCGACATCCTCCTGATCGGCCACGAGGGCCACGAGGAGGTCATCGGCACCTCCGGCGAGGCCCCGGACCACATCACGCTGGTCGACGGCCCCGAGGACGTCGCCAAGGTCGAGGTCCGCGACCCGGAGAAGGTCGTCTGGCTCTCCCAGACCACGCTCTCCGTCGACGAGACGATGGAGACCGTCGACGCCCTGAAGACCAAGTTCCCGGGCCTCGTCTCCCCGCCGAGCGACGACATCTGCTACGCCACGCAGAACCGCCAGCTCGCCGTGAAGCAGATGGGCGCCGAGTCCGACCTGGTCATCGTCGTCGGCTCGCGCAACTCCTCGAACTCGGTCCGCCTCGTCGAGGTCGCCAAGCTGGCCGGCGCCAAGGACGCGCACCTCGTGGACTTCGCGAGCGAGATCGACGAGTCCTGGCTGGACGGCGTCACCACGGTCGGCGTCACCTCCGGCGCCTCCGTGCCGGACGTCCTCGTCGAGGAGGTCCTGGAGTACCTGTCGCAGCGCGGCTTCGCGGACGTGGAGATCGTGAAGGCGGCCGAGGAGTCCATCACCTTCTCGCTGCCCAAGGAGCTCCGCCGCGATCTGCGCGCCGAGGCCGCCGCCCTCGTGGAGCGGGCGGATTCCACCTCCGGGAAGTGA
- the ppgK gene encoding polyphosphate--glucose phosphotransferase translates to MEIFGVDIGGSGIKGAPVDLERGDLAEERFKVLTPQPATPDAVADGVKQVVENFAGGCDRVGITFPGVVTGGSTIRTAANVDKSWVDVDARALLSEKLGGLPVTILNDADAAGVAEMHFGAGRGRTGTVLLLTFGTGIGSALFTDGTLVPNTELGHLELNGHDAEKRASTKAREDEDLSWEHWARRVTKYLAHVEMLFSPELFIIGGGISRKADKFVPLIKGIKAEIVPAQLQNNAGIVGAAMAAREA, encoded by the coding sequence ATGGAGATCTTCGGTGTGGACATCGGCGGATCAGGGATCAAGGGCGCTCCGGTCGACCTGGAGCGCGGTGATCTCGCCGAGGAGCGGTTCAAGGTGCTGACCCCGCAGCCGGCCACCCCCGACGCGGTGGCCGACGGGGTCAAGCAGGTCGTGGAGAACTTCGCGGGCGGCTGCGACCGGGTCGGCATCACCTTCCCGGGCGTCGTCACCGGCGGCTCGACGATCCGGACCGCGGCCAACGTGGACAAGAGCTGGGTCGACGTCGACGCGCGGGCCCTGCTGAGCGAGAAGCTCGGCGGGCTGCCCGTCACGATCCTGAACGACGCGGACGCCGCCGGCGTCGCCGAGATGCACTTCGGCGCCGGCCGCGGCCGCACCGGCACGGTGCTGCTGCTCACCTTCGGCACGGGCATCGGCAGCGCGCTCTTCACCGACGGCACCCTGGTGCCCAACACCGAGCTCGGCCACCTGGAGCTGAACGGCCACGACGCCGAGAAGCGGGCCTCCACCAAGGCCCGCGAGGACGAGGACCTGAGCTGGGAGCACTGGGCCAGACGCGTCACCAAGTACCTCGCGCACGTGGAGATGCTGTTCTCGCCCGAACTGTTCATCATCGGCGGCGGCATCAGCCGCAAGGCCGACAAGTTCGTGCCGCTGATCAAGGGCATCAAGGCGGAGATCGTGCCGGCGCAGCTGCAGAACAACGCGGGGATCGTCGGCGCGGCGATGGCGGCGCGCGAGGCCTGA
- a CDS encoding DUF6542 domain-containing protein, with product MEQHRTRPPQSRPRRGRAPLPPQAQGESGDGPTGAPSVESATVCRAGGGQGRRLPPLVRALRRFPDPRLTGLGSGLFAAASMLVLGFLDGLLFGGAVAVYGVFFVLVSGLTAGWVRKADLVTAPVAVPIAFALGAFFVGDGGDGLTGRLAGLVTTLATSAGWLYGGTLVAGLIVTVRKVRLMARKAAAQRRAARQEPAEHQQPQKAPKPRRA from the coding sequence GTGGAGCAACACAGGACGCGTCCCCCGCAATCCCGCCCCCGCCGCGGCCGGGCCCCGCTGCCCCCGCAGGCGCAGGGCGAGTCCGGTGACGGGCCGACCGGCGCCCCGTCCGTCGAGTCCGCCACCGTCTGCCGCGCGGGCGGCGGCCAGGGCCGTCGGCTGCCGCCGCTGGTGCGCGCGCTCCGCAGATTCCCCGACCCGCGGCTGACCGGGCTCGGCAGCGGGCTGTTCGCCGCGGCCTCGATGCTGGTGCTCGGGTTCCTCGACGGGCTGCTGTTCGGCGGCGCCGTGGCCGTGTACGGCGTGTTCTTCGTGCTGGTCAGCGGGCTCACCGCGGGCTGGGTGCGCAAGGCGGACCTGGTGACGGCGCCGGTCGCGGTGCCGATCGCGTTCGCCCTCGGCGCCTTCTTCGTCGGGGACGGCGGCGACGGGCTCACCGGCCGCCTCGCCGGCCTGGTGACGACCCTGGCGACGAGCGCGGGCTGGCTGTACGGCGGCACCCTCGTCGCCGGTCTCATCGTCACCGTACGGAAGGTGCGGCTGATGGCGCGCAAGGCCGCGGCCCAGCGGCGGGCCGCGCGGCAGGAGCCCGCGGAGCACCAGCAGCCGCAGAAGGCGCCCAAGCCGCGACGGGCCTAG
- the ychF gene encoding redox-regulated ATPase YchF → MSLTIGIVGLPNVGKSTLFNALTKNDVLAANYPFATIEPNVGVVGVPDTRLTKLAEIFSSQKVLPATVDFVDIAGIVRGASEGEGLGNKFLANIRESDAICQVIRAFKDENVVHVDGKVSPKDDIETINTELILADLQTIEKVLPRLQKESRIKKDVAPKVKAVEEAKEILEKGDTLFSAGIVQGSGKEELLHDLHLLTTKPFLYVFNVDEDELTDDAFKAEQSALVAPAEAIFLNAKLEQDLAELDEADAMELLESVGAEEPGLATLARVGFDTLGLQTYLTAGPKESRAWTIKKGATAPEAAGVIHTDFQKGFIKAEVISFDDLVETGSVAEARSAGKARMEGKDYVMQDGDVVEFRFNV, encoded by the coding sequence GTGTCGCTCACGATCGGAATCGTCGGTCTGCCCAATGTCGGCAAGTCGACCCTGTTCAACGCCCTGACCAAGAACGACGTGCTCGCGGCCAACTACCCGTTCGCCACGATCGAGCCCAACGTCGGAGTGGTGGGCGTCCCCGACACCCGCCTCACCAAGCTCGCCGAGATCTTCTCCTCCCAGAAGGTCCTGCCGGCCACGGTCGACTTCGTCGACATCGCGGGCATCGTGCGCGGCGCCTCCGAGGGCGAGGGCCTGGGCAACAAGTTCCTGGCGAACATCCGCGAGTCCGACGCGATCTGCCAGGTCATCCGCGCCTTCAAGGACGAGAACGTCGTGCACGTCGACGGCAAGGTCTCGCCCAAGGACGACATCGAGACGATCAACACCGAGCTGATCCTCGCCGACCTCCAGACCATCGAGAAGGTCCTGCCGCGCCTCCAGAAGGAGTCGCGCATCAAGAAGGACGTCGCCCCGAAGGTGAAGGCCGTCGAGGAGGCCAAGGAGATCCTGGAGAAGGGCGACACCCTCTTCTCGGCCGGGATCGTCCAGGGCTCCGGCAAGGAGGAGCTCCTCCACGACCTCCACCTCCTGACGACCAAGCCCTTCCTCTACGTCTTCAACGTCGACGAGGACGAGCTGACGGACGACGCCTTCAAGGCCGAGCAGAGCGCCCTGGTCGCCCCGGCCGAGGCGATCTTCCTCAACGCCAAGCTGGAGCAGGACCTCGCCGAGCTCGACGAGGCCGACGCCATGGAGCTCCTGGAGTCCGTCGGCGCCGAGGAGCCCGGCCTGGCCACGCTGGCCCGCGTCGGCTTCGACACCCTGGGCCTCCAGACCTACCTGACGGCCGGCCCCAAGGAATCCCGCGCCTGGACGATCAAGAAGGGCGCCACGGCCCCCGAGGCGGCCGGCGTGATCCATACGGACTTCCAGAAGGGCTTCATCAAGGCCGAGGTCATCTCCTTCGACGACCTGGTCGAGACGGGCTCGGTCGCCGAGGCCCGCTCGGCGGGCAAGGCCCGCATGGAGGGCAAGGACTATGTGATGCAGGACGGGGACGTGGTGGAGTTCCGCTTCAACGTGTAA